GATGGATATGATGACAGTATGTTGAGAGGAATGGTAGAAAGAGGATTATCTTCATCGATATATTTTAGTAACAAGCAAAAAGGAAAGGAATCAATTAATAATTAccacaacaataataatagtaataataataataataatcaatatATGGATGGTCAGTTAACAGAAAATGAAATTTCGAATCAAAATATTTCTGGTAACATGAAaagtattaaaaagaaaaaaggtagtacaaatgatgatgaaaatattaatttaataaaacaatCTTTGCCTAAAGGTATTTATTATGACCATgcgaaaaaattatatagagtgcaatatataataaataattcgaTTAAAACGAAAGGGTTTAGTGTAAAGAAATTAGGGTTAGCTCAAGCAAAAATCGAGGCAGAATCATTTAGAAATTTTTGTTTAGAAAATGGGTTATTGAATTCTCGAAAGAGGAGATTAAATTCTCCATATAATAAGAAGGATGAGAGTTTTAGTATGATACCTGACAATGAGGAGATACTATCGAATCTGTTGTTTTTGTACAATTcgaatatgaataataatatgaacaagatgggtaataataatgatgataataataatattgatggtaataataatgatgataataatgatgataataatgatgatggtaataataataataatgatgatggtaataataatgatgatgataataataatgatggtaataataatgatgatgataataatgataatgttaataatgatgatgttaataatgatgatgataataataatgatgataataatgatgatgttaataatgatgatgttaataatgatgatgataataatgatggtaataatgatgatgttaATAATGACGATGAAATGGCTCAAAATGAATAATCCATATGTAATGGttgcataatatatatatatccatatttatatttattttcccttgaaaaaattaagagAAAATAGAGCAAAACAATTGACATAattaatatgaattatattagaaaaaaaaaaaaaaaaaaaataaaataataaacaaataaataaaaaatacacatataatatatatatatattattttttatacaatGAGTATGTTGtatgtgtatttatatatatatatatatatatatatatatatatatactttataattaattttttttttttttttttttttttttatatatatattaaaattaattttttagaaTTTATAATCCATATATGTCTGTTTTAATGgcaaaaaattaatacatccattattaatatgtacatatgtatatatattataaatttatctatctatatgtatatataatatatgtataatatatatatatatattttagtgttttatgtttatttttattatttggttcatatgatatatatatatataaatatatatatatgcttatatttaaacttatttatttttttatctcatttttgttaatatgcctattaatagtatatatatttcttttttatatttaactttaaaacaaaaataacaaCATTAATTTAatccttttaaaaaatataaatttatgataaatttttttttgtagtgacatatgaaaatataaattggaaaaaaataaaaaataaaataaaaataaaataaaatgtcaTTTTCTTAGAAAAATTTtgggtatatatatttataagtcGTTTGAACAGCCGTATAAGATTTAAATatgcattaaaaaaaaaaaataaatatataaataaataaataaataaacagtacaatattaaatatatatgtatatatatatattttatatttacattttttttattattaattatatttttttttttttttttttttgtataaaatGTACGGTGGGAATAAAGTGAGTAAATTTCTCCCACTGGTGGATATTCACCTGCTTGGTAATAAAAACCATTTGTTGTTTTTTTGTGGGAGATTGAATTTTGGAAGTAAAAAACAGAAAGAAAAGGTTGATAAGGAAACTAAAAAGCTTCGTaagtttttaaaaatatccaatataaaaaataatgaagaagatgaaaaatatgaaagagATATAAACGATATGgatatgaaaaagaagatGAAAGGAATTAGTGGAATGACACAAAttgattataaaatatatgatataaaaatggaagaaattaataaaaattttgaaaataaaatcaagAAAATATTTGATACATGTTTACAAAtagatttttttaataatatctcTATTTTGAaagataagaaaaatataaaattatgtgATGTAGCACAAGTAGTAATAAAATCATCTAATTTAATTTACTTTTATCCTTATACAATTAGtgatatacaaaaaattattcataatttAAAACTTAAAGATAATACTTGGAATCCCACAGTGTCAAATGATGGACAATATGTTATTTTACAAATTCAACCTTTATCAGAAGAtgttaaaatgaaaaaaaaaaaagaagcaaAAGATCTTTttgaaaaaagtaaaaatgatattagaAATGTCAGATATAAAATAAGggatgatataataaaaaatattgaaggAGATCAATGGAAAATTGTGGAAAGGAATAAGTTAGATAATTATAtcaaagataaaataaagataattgAGAAGGTGTATGAACAGTgtgtaaaaaattattaacatgaaataaataatatatatatgtataaatatatatattatatatattatctattattatattcccATCAgtgttatttaaaaaaaaaaaaaaaaaaaaaaaaaaaagcaatttatatatttgatctttttatctattttatttatttcaatttataaacatttgggttttttttttttttttttttcaaagtTATGTTTAACATTGTTTATTATCCATAATGTCAACATATTTGGTATACTCCCTAAAtttcaaaagaaaaaattaatggtatatatatatatatatatatatatatataatatatataattattatttttttatttattcatttatttattgtttgATGTGTATAGTTTGATATTTGTTCAATACCCTGGGTAATATGTGAGTTGATGTCTTTtagtaaaataatatattttatttatatcttctgAAAAAGGCCACacatatgttataaaaaaaaatatacatatatatataaatatatatatatgtatatatttatgtgtacatatatttttactttttaccATGGGATATTTCAAAATTGgatacaatttttttaatatacgaAATGACATATTGGATGTCATATTTCAAAGTAGTTACGATGTAAAATGTTAGTAAGgataaaatattctttatacaaaaataactgacaaataatattcaaagaagagaaatatatatatatatatatatatatacatatatgtgttataatttaatatgcTTCATTGTGATTAAGTTAATAAAAAtcctatttttattcataccTATGAATAAATACTTTGTTCTTACtattttcaaataatatttcgTCAAGAAGAAATTTAAAATGAGAACATTTTGTGAAatctaattctttttttaaatcgaTAATGTAATATTCGAATTTcttaaaaggaaaataaaaaaaaaatatatatatatatatacaatatatatattatatattatatatatgtttatatattggGTTATATAATTGGAGATGAATTTTATTTTGGAATATATTACagaattaaaatatgaaaatatataaataaataattttttgcgtaaatattttttacatggGGAAAAATGATTCTAGTTGTATAATCCTCCTTAGAAcatcttataataataatatctataatattggatatgtaattatataaacataatatatatatatatatatatatatatatatatataatatatatatttacacatttatattttattacgtGTAATGTGAGTAttgtttaataataatgcatTTTTGGAATCTTCTGAATTTCCAATATATACtcttttaattatttctttaagtttttttttattttcttcttttacattattatttatatgcttATCGTCTGTACAAATTAATTGAATGTGTAATTCATCCAAATTTAAGTTTATAGCACACATTTGgatttttaaaatgaaaaaaataaaaataaattgttacgtaatatatatatatatatatatatatatatatatatatataatatttatatgttaaatacttttaaagaatatactcattttattattttattttaaactttatatattttaattttttaaaataaactCAAACTAAATTatcacaaaaaaattaacaaaaaatatatatttttttttaaacaataGACAAAAAAATAGTtacaatttataaaaaaaaaaaaaaataaaaaaaaaaataatataaaataatacaatatatatattatataatatgcaaTAATTTGAtgcataataattatatatataataaaatatagttaatagtaaaatttatatttattttacaaaataagaatatatgaaaaaaaaaaatctttatcataattatttttatattttaaaaaataaaatatttattacataaaaatatatacataaatatatcacatatatatatatttatttatttattaatctttcaagtaatatataaataaataataataaaaaaaaaattacataaatatatttaatatatatttaatacatcgttgaacatatattatttttttaaaatttttgtaaggaaaaagaaaaatgtacatatatatatatatatatatatatatatatatatatatttatatttattgtaaaaattatttaagtgtatatatgtaattttttattcaaatataaatattgagacattttccatatatttgaaagagaaagaactttatatatataatcctaaacaatttcaaaatattgaacatataataaatatatatatatatatatatatatatattttattttattttatttagtatataattttgatttgctttatttttttatgatgaGTGATAGTTATGAAGAATTAagcgaaaaaaaaaaaaaagtgatgGGCAAGGGTAAGGAATATTCATGTTTTGAAAAAAAGGAGAAATATGAAAAGGAAGAaaattatgtttttattgATGAAAAgtataaagaatattttgataatataagtGATCTATTTGAAGAGAAAATtgattatatattgaaaaaacattttaaaaaaaacgatccaacaaataaaaataaattattatgtttaaatatgtgtatattatgGCAAAAAAAATTCTTGTACCTTTTAAGTAAGAGTTTGAATgaatatgaagaatataaaaaattgcatgatttaaaaaatgatcaggatatgaaaaaaatagatgacaagaaaaaagaaaaagatgatgaaaaggaaaaacatataataaataataataatgataataatagtacATCAACAACTACAATCATAAGCacaaacaataataacaTGAACAGTAATAATATCAACAATAAtatcaacaataataatgttgatgataataatattaatggtgatgataataatattaatatcaaAGAAAATATTCATGAAGGCACAAATATATCTAAAGAAGATTTAGAAAAAGATCTTAAAAgctatattaaaaatgtgaAGGTTGTagacaataaaaatatcgaagttatttataataaaaattatgtcaAAGATGATAATAGACCATCAGCCAAATTATCAACTGatgaaatttattatttattagtaGAATCCAAAAAAAGcgaaaatgaatataaaaagaaaattttcaCATTCTTAAAATATTTGCCATTATTTATTCAATCTATTGAATCTAAAAGTTTaagggaaaaaaatatattagaacAAAAGTTGTTGTTAAATGGGGATGACAATATTgatgatatgaataatgtgaatgatattaataatgtgaataatatgaataacatcaataatatgaataatatgaataacatCAATAATGTGAATGATATGAATAACATCAATAATGTGAACCATTTTAATGTGAATAATATGGAGAACCCATGCGAgacaaataattttaatcaAAATATTTCCGCCGTAGATATTAAAAACAAACTAGATTCTATAGTCAATTTCAATTGTAATTTATCAGAAAATTTAGAAcatgtttttaaaaataaaatgggaAATCtacaatttaaaaataaaaataatttttttaataattttcaaACCAATTCTATGGATaacgaaataaataatatgaatgaaaaacaaaatgatgatCTTACTAATCaaacatacataaataatattaataatttagatGATGTTTCGAAActttttgaaaataaaaaaaataacaaatcaTTAATTTTACCATTATCAAAAGTTAATGATTTATCtctaataaataatataagtagAAAGTCAAATAATGGTGTCAAAGAAGATacatatgaaaatgaaaattctttttatatatataaaaataatatggagaaaatgaatttatatggattagatttattaattaatttaaataataatctaatatataaaattaatcatGTATATAGTCTAATACAATTCTATACAATGTTGGCAAAAGATGTATTTAACGAAAcataaacaaacaaaaattttacacaaaaaaaaaaatatatatatatatacatgtatatatatttttattattttgtaaatgtAACAATTAAATTTGTTTATTGGTTCATTGAACgggttacatatatatatatatatatattttatttttttttttgttcaagtaatcattatatactttctgattttttttttttttttttttttttttttttttttttttttataataacaaatagtgtgttataattattattttattgtatattcttatttgttttatatcattacatACAGttatctatataaatatataagtgttatatatttagaaCAATCTTAAATATTAAGCCATcatggaatatataaatcgAACATAacaactattatatatatgatccatagaattattttatgtatatatccaaatatttaatttataaaattatttatatagaaacaaataaatattataggATGTACTTATTTGTTCTACTATgatacatttttaaaatatctaacaccttttccatattatattcatttatataaaactttacgtttatattacattttgtataatacattattattgtaaatatatatatatatatatatatatatatatatatattactttacaatttctttttattattactatcattGAACTTTCATTCTTTAGATAGAACAgatagatatataatatataaataaaaatatatttaaactgtattatattatttcaacaAAAGTTTAGgcatatattcattttaataatatagatgttttataaattaatttaaaaaaatataaattgaaTAATCCgggtacatatatattttaaaatatacttataatattattaagttAAATatactacatatatatatatatatatatatatatatataatgaatggTATTAAACCatgttacatatatttataatatatactatattatttttagtaTAGTTACAATtatgttaaatatattattaacatgTGACGtacttatataaatttaaaatatttttattataaatacatattagttatagtaatatttaaattatttgtaaattatatttggtgacaaattattttattaaggGATATCAGAGAGATCATATTTATGATGTAATTACCATCgtaggaatatataaattattgttatataatatatatttattatttatgtatgttattttaaaaataataattaactCGTCTTTGTATttcatatgaattataatatcatgatttataaaatattttaaaatatccaTTAAAAGGTATATAGTcttataagatatataatatttatattacttttagaaaaatatattatgaacaaaATTATATGCGATAAAAGAGcattaaaatttaatatattatttactttatatccatataaattatttttataaattattagaaatatcatatttattatgttaaaaatgcatattttttattataatattgaatAGTACAAAAATGGcgaaagaaaataatttgtctaataagaagaaatatttaatatatttcaaatgttgccgataaaaatatgtatgttATGCCACTACATATAACACTATATATGTAATGTATTACCACATATACGTTTGGTCAAAATGGGGGCACAACAATCCAATACCAAAAGTAGTCTTCTAAAAAATTTTACGTATATGATAGGTCAAGATAATACAACTGGAGGCCCCAAACGACCgcaatataaattaatgtattttgattatttgaattttttaaattatgaaataGATCATGAAGCGTGGaaatggaaaatatataaaagaaatgtcACTGGAGGAGGCGGTACTCTTACAGAGGACCAAAGATTATTTTGTGGATGGAaacaaatacaaaaaaaaatatttgataaattGAATGAACAACTTCAACTAGCAAGACCACCAACTCAAAGGAAGTATAAGTGGGAAGATGATGCATTAccattaataaatattaaagaaaacaAATTAGGTATTACACAAGATTGTAATCAAATTAGCATTAAGGATAATGATATCAAAGAACTACAGAATGCTAAGTTTCCAGGTCTATCTGGAGGAACATCAAGTACTAATTGTCCAGGTATAAATACTGCACCAAATTTACATATTCCTCTACGTCGTCGAGCACTATTAGTTGAAGGAATAGATCAATATATGCAAGAAATTAACGATGAAATTATGAAGCCAGAAACGTTAAAAAAAGTGATACAGAGTAACGTAAACGCCCAAAGTCATATAGGAGAACTTGCAGTTGAgctgaaaaaaaatatgattgaCGGGTTAGGTACTGGATTAAGCAAccttataaatgataaatataaggATACCGAGCATAAAGCTTTTTGTAATGAATGGCAACGCACTATGGAAGATTACCATACATTATTCTTAGGAGACGATATTGTTGATGAAGATGAAACGAAAAAAATTCAATGtagaataaaattaattgaaCAAAAGGCAAAAGATTCAACcaattttaaaaaaggatGGAGCAAGCATTTTAAAAACCTAGTAAAagatttacaaaaaaatcaTTTGAAAGACCCCAAAACCCGAAACACTTGTCA
The sequence above is a segment of the Plasmodium sp. gorilla clade G2 genome assembly, contig: PADLG01_00_79, whole genome shotgun sequence genome. Coding sequences within it:
- a CDS encoding ribosome-recycling factor, putative, with the translated sequence MYGGNKVSKFLPLVDIHLLGNKNHLLFFCGRLNFGSKKQKEKVDKETKKLRKFLKISNIKNNEEDEKYERDINDMDMKKKMKGISGMTQIDYKIYDIKMEEINKNFENKIKKIFDTCLQIDFFNNISILKDKKNIKLCDVAQVVIKSSNLIYFYPYTISDIQKIIHNLKLKDNTWNPTVSNDGQYVILQIQPLSEDVKMKKKKEAKDLFEKSKNDIRNVRYKIRDDIIKNIEGDQWKIVERNKLDNYIKDKIKIIEKVYEQCVKNY